The region ATGCATGCATGTGCAATCTCCATTATGCAACGACATCAAGGAAAGACATCCTCAAAATGATCTAACCGTGCCTACTCCTCCTTTAGTATCTCTTGATGAGATAGCCTCGGTGGATCTTCTGGAGCAGCATGCACCATATACGAATGTGGCACCCTGAAGAACCATCTGATGTACTCGTCGACGTAGCTCCAGTCACTCTTATCTGTGTTACTTTGTGCCTCCTCTGATACCAGATGGAtctcataatcatcaaacatggCATCCATCTGTCTATATGTCAAAGCAGGATGAGCAGAGACAACATGGTCTCTGAGAATGGTTTGAGTGTAGCCAAACTGCCGCATCACGCGCTCGGGCATATGAGAAGCAGTGAGACGTGATCTGCAAGTCAACCATCCAGAGTATAACGATATCTCGTCAAATGGCTGCATCTCACGGTGATTGATATAGTTGTTGAAGTGCATGTTCTTGGCAATCAAGTAGTCAAGATACACTCTAAACATATCTATCATTTGGTTCCCTCTGAGTGGGAAAATGCAGTAGCATGCGGCATATCCTCGTGTAAGTCAATACGCTTGCCCAACTAGAGATGCGCGGGAAGTGCTTGAGGATCCACTTCTAAAAAGTTTGGAACATGCGAATCATTAGTAAGGGAATTGgaaagatgaaatgaaaatgacCCATAAAGATTAAAAAACCAATAAATATTACCAACAGTAGTGTGATGTTGCATGTgacctgtaacacccttctaaaataccccgagtatataattaaaataacacatatcaatcagagtaaatatgcaatcaagggtgtcacacaacatttcacaccataataactgtcatgctctttcattaactcaaaacataaaacatttgcaaaatacgcagcggatagagatcaaatcgatcattcaaaacatgcaacatactacatgtaaactggttcaacaatcatcaacaacaatattaaaaatgttccctcccgatgttacatctatcagagcatgacccacttaggagactacactagactccaagcattagcttccactcaactcatttgttcgttacctgaaaaatagttgtaagggtgagttcctcaatcgatataataagcattataaatcatcatgtaatgctaagtaaattcacacatttcatcaccctaatcgtaacatacatccagtaacggcacatcaactcaaacatcatacttaatatcaacacaattccactcctcaattaaattaaatatccatacaacaagccaacaaaatgcaactctaatgagactcgactcgtcatgcatgtggtaccattcggagtaaaactcccaacttaaaatcattgccattttattgggcatcaaggcataagccttcaactttcaacttaaaatttgccaatccaggccaacgtggtgtgagcaaagctccgacttaatgcatatgaatgtacatggcatacacgactttaaactgtcgacaacataataataatagcaatacaacaatgttttcaacaacatcaacttataatcaactttggctcaccaagcctacaactcagtattttcaacaactttccgtacacggaacaactcagcaacatacttgtatcaacacttcctaacataaatccaacaaaattactcatcacaatcaactgtaataggccaatcaccaattaggttcgcaacattaaaaatatcaattttcctaatttccaacagtgttaaccggttaacgccctgggttaaccggttaacgcaggataaaacacactttctggcaaaacgcaacagtgttaaccggttaacgccctgggttaaccggttaacgcaggcaaaacagcacatttccacaaaatataacagtgttaaccggttaacgccctgggttaaccggttaacgcagacaaaacagcagttcctgcgctaacacaaggcagaatgcagagttctccgcattttccgccgttggaggacttccggacctccgattcaatttccgtaaaaagctatacgttcgggggaacacgactcacacaattacggactcaattacagctttaatacaacttattcatcacaatatttcagcattctaaatcccaattagggtcaattcaacggtttatcactacccattacatgctaatctataatacccattaaacgacgataaaccccccttacctgagataatccggcactctctaagcttcaagcttttccgttcttcgacctttgctctctagctcttcctctttgccctttctccactttccacttttcagccgcttctctgtttcacgtgaaaactctttaccaaaaatgaaaacccttttctcttattccaacttatatattttccactaattattattccaaataataataataataataatccaataattcaatttatttaattaaattaataaatatattattaacttaatttaaataattctcttattttattcggggtgttacaactctcccccactaaaagagttttcgtcctcgaaaacatacctcaagcaaataactctggataagactctttcatctgactctccagttcccaagtcacattgccacctgctggtcctccctaagctactttcactaaggcaatctctttaccccgcaactgcttcaactctcgatcctcaatcctcataggcgatatttcaacagtcaggttatctctcacctgtacatcatctacttggatcacatgcgacggatcatgaatgtacctcctcaactgagacacatgaaaaacctcatgcaaattcgcaagtgacggcggtaaagcgatacgataggctacctctcctatcctctccaaaatctgataaggaccaataaatcgaggtgtcaacttttttgacttcaaagctcgaccaacaccagttatcggagtaacacgaagaaacacatgatctccctcttggaactcaagtgacttcctcctcttatcatgataactcttctgacgactctgagcaattctcatcttctcctgaatcatcttaatcttttctgtagtctgttgaacaatctccggtccaaccacagcactctcaccggactcataccaacataacggtgtccgacatctcctaccatacaaagcttcaaacggcgccataccaatgaaaactattgttgaaggtaaactcaatcaaaggtaaataacaatcccaagcacctcccttttccaaaacgcaagctctcaaaagatcctctaatgactgaatcgtcctctcagtctgaccatcagtctgcgggtgatatgcagagctcaatctcagcttagttcccaaagccctctgcaaaccttcccagaatttcgatgtaaatctaggatctctgtccgaaacaatactcgacggaataccatgcaaacttacaattttctcaatatacaactcggctaatttctctaacggatagtccattctgatcggaatgaaatgagccgactttgtcaatctatcaacaatcacccaaatagcttcaaaattcttaattgtccttggtaaaccagaaacaaaatccatactgatactatcccacttccactctggaatagccaacggttgcattagcccagacggcttctgatgctcaacctttgacttctgacaagtcaaacaagaataaacaaaactcgcaatttctcttttcattcccggccaccaaaataacttcttcaaaatgatacatcttcgtagctccaggatgaatactcaacccactacgatgcccttcttcaagaatactcttcttaagttcggcaacATCCAGAATGCACACCCGCTTACCAAATTTCAGaataccattttcatcaactctgaattcaccaccttgaccctgattcaccagagtcaacttatcaaccaaaagcacatcggatttctgaccctctctgatctcatccagaataccacttgttaacttcaacattcccaatttaacactattgtgagtactctcacacaccaaactcaagtctctaaactgctcaattaaatccaattccttaaccattagcatagacatatgtaatgatttccgactcaatgcatcagccactatgtttgctttacccggatggtaattcaaaccaaagtcataatccttcagaaactctaaccatcttctctgtctcatattcagctctttctgatcaaacaaatactttaaacttttatggtcactgaaaacctcaaatcttgacccgtacaagtaatgcctccataacttcagaacaaacaccacaaccgccaactctaaatcgtgcgtcgggtagttcctctcatgaaccctcagctgtcttgaagcataagctataacctgcttattctgcatcaacacgccacccaaacccaacaatgaagcatcacagtaaacttcaaatgattccgacgaactcggtaatatcagaataggagcagtagttaaccttctctttaactcttggaaacctccttcacattttgagtcccaaacaaacgcttgccccttcctagtcaacatcgtcaatggtaacgccaacttagaaaatccctcaatgaacttcctataataaccagccaaaccaaggaaacttcgaatctcagcaacagacttcggagcttcccacttagataccgcttctatcttagaaggatcaacagcaacaccacctcttgaaatcacatgacccagaaaacttacctctcctaaccaaaattcacacttggacaatttagcaaataacttcttttctcgtagaactcccaaaaccactctcaaatgttcagcatgctcttcttcagatttcgaatacaccaaaatatcatcaataaacaccacaacaaacttgtctaggtacggatggaaaatcctattcatatactccataaatactccaggcgcattagtcacaccaaaaggcattacagaatactcataatgtccataccttgttctgaaagcagtcttctgaatatcctcggttttcacacggatctgatgatacccagatctcaaatatattttgctgaacacacttacaccaaccaactgatccatcaaatcatcaatcctcggcaaaggataccgattcttgatcgtcactttattcagttgcctgtagtccacacacaacctcatagtaccttctttcttcttaaccaataacactggtgcaccccacggtgacacactcggacgaataaatttcttatccaacagatcttccaactgactcttcaattcagttaactcaacagcagacatacggtacggagctatcgatatcggcctagtaccaggtaccaaatcaatcgagaactccacttcacgctctggcggtaattcattcacctcttccggaaacacatcaggaaaatcacacactacggctagatcgccaatcaccagtttatctttagcctccaaagtcgctaacagcataaacaactctgccccatcagctacttcctcattcacttgccttgctgataggaacaaactctttccttcctcaatctcaggaaagaccaccgtcttatcaaaacagttgatagaaactcggttaaacaccaaccagttcatacccagaataacatcaatctgcactagtggaagacacactaggtccatcccaaagtctctaccaaaaatactcaaaggacaatttaaacaaaccgaagtagtagtcactgaacccttcgcaggagtatcaattaccatactaccaaacatctcagatatctctaacttaagtttcacagcacaatccaaagatataaaggaatgagtcgcacctgtgtcaataatagctacaagaggaaagccattaatataacacgtacctcggataagtctgtcctcactggaggtttgagttccggtcaatgcgaacaccttccccgtctgagatttctttggcttctgacactgacttccaatatgcccttcttcgccacaattaaaacaaatcatttccttgtgcttgcaatcagctattgcatgaccagtcttaccacaacgaaaacatctctttacttcagcagtgcatacattactcttatgaccagcctgaccacatttgaagcaaactataccagcaggagcacctcccctactggtcctctgagccagagcagctccttgtttcccttttcccactggggcatcatacggctttccacggttttgatgttgcttgcccctgcggtcactgacaatcttgtaatgagcattattgtcttcttcaaatatcctgcagctatcaaccaattcagtaaaaatgcgtatcttctgatacccaacagccttcttaatttcagagcgcagtccattttcaaacttgatgcactttgaaaattcagcaccagcaccagtgtaatgaggataaaatttggacagctccacaaatttcgcagcataatcagtgacagacatgtttccttgcttcagctcaaggaactcaatttctttcttaccacggacatcttccggataatactttctcatgaattccctacggaatacatcccaagtaatgacttcacctgccacggtcaacctctcgtgagtctctagccaccagtcatcagcttcgactgctagcatgtgagtaccataccgaaccttctgagctggagtgcaatccataacacggaagattctctcaatctctttcaaccatcccaaggctgcatctggatcatgcttccctttaaacaccggcggattctctctctgaaaagtcgccaagctacgtgatccagcatcaccaccagcatttggcaagttctgcacagcttgtgccattgcttgcattgcggcagccattgcagcgtcattccttccagccatttcaacttaacaatacaacacaacttaaagttagattagtaacaatacacaattgttagacagtaacgacacgacaactggccggacagaccgacctgctctgataccactaatgtaacacccttctaaaataccccgagtatataattaaaataacacatatcaatcagagtaaatatgcaatcaagggtgtcacacaacatttcacaccataataactgtcatgctctttcattaactcaaaacataaaacatttgcaaaatacgcagcggatagagatcaaatcgatcattcaaaacatgcaacatactacatgtaaactggttcaacaatcatcaacaacaatattaaaaatgttccctcccgatgttacatctatcagagcatgacccacttaggagactacactagactccaagcattagcttccactcaactcatttgttcgttacctgaaaaatagttgtaagggtgagttcctcaatcgatataataagcattataaatcatcatgtaatgctaagtaaattcacacatttcatcaccctaatcgtaacatacatccagtaacggcacatcaactcaaacatcatacttaatatcaacacaattccactcctcaattaaattaaatatccatacaacaagccaacaaaatgcaactctaatgagactcgactcgtcatgcatgtggtaccattcggagtaaaactcccaacttaaaatcattgccattttattgggcatcaaggcataagccttcaactttcaacttaaaatttgccaatccaggccaacgtggtgtgagcaaagctccgacttaatgcatatgaatgtacatggcatacacgactttaaactgtcgacaacataataataatagcaatacaacaatgttttcaacaacatcaacttataatcaactttggctcaccaagcctacaactcagtattttcaacaactttccgtacacggaacaactcagcaacatacttgtatcaacacttcctaacataaatccaacaaaattactcatcacaatcaactgtaataggccaatcaccaattaggttcgcaacattaaaaatatcaattttcctaatttccaacagtgttaaccggttaacgccctgggttaaccggttaacgcaggataaaacacactttctggcaaaacgcaacagtgttaaccggttaacgccctgggttaaccggttaacgcaggcaaaacagcacatttccacaaaatataacagtgttaaccggttaacgccctgggttaaccggttaacgcagacaaaacagcagttcctgcgctaacacaaggcagaatgcagagttctccgcattttccgccgttggaggacttccggacctccgattcaatttccgtaaaaagctatacgttcgggggaacacgactcacacaattacggactcaattacagctttaatacaacttattcatcacaatatttcagcattctaaatcccaattagggtcaattcaacggtttatcactacccattacatgctaatctataatacccattaaacgacgataaaccccccttacctgagataatccggcactctctaagcttcaagcttttccgttcttcgacctttgctctctagctcttcctctttgccctttctccactttccacttttcagccgcttctctgtttcacgtgaaaactctttaccaaaaatgaaaacccttttctcttattccaacttatatattttccactaattattattccaaataataataataataataatccaataattcaatttatttaattaaattaataaatatattattaacttaatttaaataattctcttattttattcggggtgttacatgaCCTGCTCCGTCTTCCATCTACAACCCTCTGAGAACTTCGAGTACAAGTAAACCAAACAAGCTACCCCCCAGTTGTACTCTTGGATCCACTAGAATTCCTCGAATTACTATAGGTAGACGAGATATGTATAAGAGGCACTTTTGTCCATAAAAATCACAGTGCATACCAAATAAAACACATATGCTCTCATAGCATACACTCTATGGAGCCCCACCTACTCGCCATCGCCTCTAGCCTCCTGAGCTCTAAGAAGCTAATTTGTATATACCTTTTTCAAGAATTAAAACCTAGCATGATCCTCTATGGTTCTCTCTATCTCCGACATCACAGCCTCTAGGTCAACTCCTAGATAGTCTGTCATCAACTTGAGTGCATCGTCTTTGCTAATCCTCTCACGGTCTAGAAGTTTCCCCCTAATCGAAAGATATAGAAAAGACGATATATCATCGAGTGTGATAAATATCTCACCAAGCAGGAGATGAAATGATGAAGTCTCGctgtgttggtgtaagccctagaggccaatacttttggtacttgtatcgaattatttattaataataaaaggccttttctttattatgtttgtttaataaagtccctagaatagttagtccgtttaatgtatcaagtatgacttaatcatgagatcacattaaacataaggacactattcttaaagtatccgtaatcaagctttattgtgaagtgggataacattaaagcatgaagactattatgtccatagactgatgatcacatctcatggatcatggataaagagttatcaagtcttaaacataggtatgaatattaagagtaatatttatactggattgacccgctatgagaatactatatagaatgttattcaaagtgtcataagttattctcatggtgataatggtgtataccacccttcgacctgaaaccactgtggaccctagatgtagagtcgagtgccttattgctgatcaaacattgtccgtaactggatgaccataaagacaattgatgggtactccacgaagcatgctaagggacatgagtgacctagatggaatttgcccatcctgtgtaacaggataaatgtctatgggcccaatattgaactggacaaggatgacacggtctatgccttgtgttcaatataggcataagggcaaaagggtaattatacacataagtattatcacagaaggatttgtcagatcacatgacattttcgtgtcttgggtagcagtgatgtattgctagataccgctcactatttattatgttaaatgcgtgatttaatataattgccaatgccgcgaaaacctacagggtcacacacaaaggacggattgatgagagatagagtaactaaggaataccataaggtacggtgcacttaagtgaattgtagaacatcataaggtacggtgtacttaagtagaatacgaaatatggtaaggtaccacacgcttaagtgatattggcatattataagatatgggccacatacacttgagtgggctttttagcttgcatcccacacaagtggttttataaatagaacccttgtgtagaagcatttgtgaagttgcaatttcgtttctctctctctctctctctctctctctctctcactcactcaaagccttcattcgtagcagctagcactgagattgaaggaatccgttcgtgtggactgagtagaggcgttgtcatcgttcaactttcgtgatcgctctgtagatctgcatcaaaggttacaatcgccacaagaggtaacgattctatcactgatcatgcccattcgtaaggatcattaaaggagaaactttaaattctgctgcgttttggatcgcccttctccttcagtggtatcagagccacttacgaaaccatgcatctgatagctgtttattttctgtattttctgtattaatacgataaaaagacaaaatgaatcaaagaataaacgagtaattaaattgagatcgatcaagttatatatatgatataagtaatccttatgcaaaatacggtatatatgatatagtATTTCTGTtccattcattcaaacacttaatggttgttttcctttgagcgatcaatggtcatttgcttcttgatccgacattagtatggtgaagcaatgacgtgttgatcaatcatactgaatcaacaatcgagatgtgtttgacagtctgaaattggtgcattagggttaatgacagcacaagggttgtgttgtcaaagagttatgcattagggttaatgacggcgcaagggttgtgttgtcaaagagttatgcattagggttaatgacgacacaagggttgtgttgtcaaagagttatgtgattagggttgtgactgcgcaagagttgtgctttaaagtatcaagtgttggcagcggacccccggctaactctgcgtagtgtgatcggtctccgaaatttaatttggttttaattaattaaaagaattaaaattaataataatgataatgtgtttattattattgtcttgtggtgatcggttatggccttagttttcctttattttgttttgggttttaaaatacgacctgcgtgtcgtgcctctcttttaatc is a window of Lathyrus oleraceus cultivar Zhongwan6 chromosome 6, CAAS_Psat_ZW6_1.0, whole genome shotgun sequence DNA encoding:
- the LOC127095239 gene encoding uncharacterized protein LOC127095239, which encodes MHFNNYINHREMQPFDEISLYSGWLTCRSRLTASHMPERVMRQFGYTQTILRDHVVSAHPALTYRQMDAMFDDYEIHLVSEEAQSNTDKSDWSYVDEYIRWFFRVPHSYMVHAAPEDPPRLSHQEILKEE